From Waddliaceae bacterium, a single genomic window includes:
- a CDS encoding PTS sugar transporter subunit IIA codes for MVKISDYITKDLIVVLDVATRKETIDALVDTLDAAGKLEDKKAFSDAIHVREDSVSTAVGRGIAIPHAKLQEYGSFFIAIGIIKEGVDWHALDGKDVTIVFMVGGPDDKQADYLQILSKITFAVKDKKIRKAMMEESPEDIINLFAAQEE; via the coding sequence ATGGTAAAAATTTCTGATTATATCACAAAAGACCTAATCGTTGTTCTCGACGTCGCTACGAGAAAAGAAACTATCGATGCTCTTGTCGATACCCTCGACGCCGCAGGGAAGCTAGAAGATAAGAAAGCCTTCTCCGATGCAATACATGTCAGAGAAGATAGTGTCTCTACCGCCGTTGGCAGAGGAATAGCAATACCACACGCAAAGCTTCAGGAATATGGTAGCTTCTTTATAGCAATAGGGATAATAAAAGAAGGCGTCGACTGGCATGCCCTCGACGGTAAAGATGTTACAATAGTGTTTATGGTAGGAGGCCCCGACGATAAACAGGCGGACTACCTGCAGATACTCTCGAAAATAACATTCGCAGTAAAAGATAAAAAAATCCGCAAGGCTATGATGGAAGAATCGCCTGAAGATATAATAAACTTGTTTGCTGCTCAGGAGGAATAG
- the dut gene encoding dUTP diphosphatase, protein MKEYINVIVDVAEGAQPPEYQSSGASGADVRAYLNDPIIVDGGASALIPTGIKVAIPEGYEIQVRPRSGMALKNMITVLNTPGTIDSDYRGEIGVIIINHGKEPFVIMPKMRIAQLVLAPVAHATFVAEKQLAMSTRGSGGFGHTGE, encoded by the coding sequence ATGAAGGAATATATCAATGTCATCGTAGATGTCGCAGAAGGAGCGCAACCCCCGGAATATCAGTCGTCAGGGGCTTCAGGGGCCGATGTCCGCGCATATCTCAATGACCCAATAATCGTCGATGGTGGGGCTTCAGCACTGATACCTACAGGAATAAAAGTCGCCATCCCCGAAGGGTATGAGATACAGGTGCGCCCTCGTAGTGGTATGGCATTGAAGAATATGATAACAGTCCTAAATACCCCAGGAACAATAGACTCCGACTACCGCGGAGAGATAGGCGTTATCATAATAAACCACGGTAAAGAACCTTTTGTTATAATGCCTAAAATGAGAATAGCACAGCTTGTCCTCGCGCCAGTAGCACACGCAACGTTCGTAGCAGAGAAACAACTCGCTATGTCGACACGTGGGTCTGGAGGCTTCGGACATACAGGAGAGTAA
- a CDS encoding PTS transporter subunit EIIA: MDLKIKDVTEMLSVSETTIRRWLAEGKIPAYRLNKQYRFSRAEIENWVMSQRMGVETKALPFAKNDDVEEMPSAGGMMQYSLYRAINKGGVFHDVPGDTKEEVIHATMQLLAKNLDLDAEVLTDLLLDRERLMPTALNNGIAVPHTRDFILGGHHDAVAVVTPQKPIDYGALDGKPVHTMFFLFACEDRRHLHLLAKLAHMSSDEKAQELMMSRPNKKELLAYIRELEKNIQ; encoded by the coding sequence ATGGACCTAAAAATAAAAGATGTCACAGAGATGCTAAGCGTATCAGAAACGACGATACGACGCTGGCTCGCAGAAGGAAAGATCCCAGCATATAGACTAAATAAACAGTATCGCTTCAGCAGAGCAGAGATAGAAAATTGGGTGATGAGCCAGAGAATGGGCGTCGAAACTAAAGCATTGCCGTTCGCGAAAAATGACGACGTCGAAGAAATGCCTTCTGCTGGAGGGATGATGCAATATAGCCTATACCGCGCTATAAACAAAGGAGGGGTGTTTCATGACGTTCCAGGCGACACCAAAGAAGAAGTCATCCACGCTACCATGCAATTGCTCGCCAAAAATCTCGACCTCGATGCAGAAGTCCTTACAGACCTGCTCCTCGACAGAGAACGCCTTATGCCCACAGCATTAAATAATGGCATCGCCGTACCTCATACAAGAGACTTTATCCTAGGCGGACACCACGATGCCGTCGCTGTCGTTACACCACAAAAGCCTATAGATTACGGCGCTCTCGACGGCAAGCCAGTACATACGATGTTCTTCCTCTTCGCATGCGAAGATAGAAGACACCTGCACCTCCTTGCTAAACTTGCACATATGAGCAGCGACGAAAAAGCACAAGAACTTATGATGTCGCGACCTAATAAAAAAGAACTACTAGCATATATCCGCGAACTAGAAAAAAATATCCAATAA
- a CDS encoding ATP-dependent Clp protease ATP-binding subunit — protein sequence MFDKFTNRAKQVIKLAKKEAQRLNHNYLGTEHVLLGLLKLGQGVAVNVLRNMSLDFETVRGEVERLVGYGPEIQVYGDPALTGKVKKVFEFAQEEATSLNHNYVGTEHLLLGLLQQADGVAAQVLGNLDVNLQDIKKEVIKELESFNLQLPPVGQQLPPGGIHGKLHGKGGIPGGMPGGFPGGDKSPALKSYSHDLTEAARENKIDPVIGRKEEIERLILILCRRRKNNPVIIGEAGVGKTAIVEGLAQAIVNGDVPENIRKKRLIMLDLPLMIAGTKYRGQFEERIKAVMDEIKQDGNILLFIDELHNIVGAGAAEGAIDASNILKPALSRGDIQCIGATTVDEYRKHIEKDGALERRFQKITVAPPTIKETIEILDGLKVKYEEHHRCTYTNSALDSAAILSDRYITGRYLPDKAIDLIDEAGAKMRVAMMDSPQDFGKLEADIEKTRVAKDGAIGKQEYEKAAKLRDKEKTLREDLEKMRVEWEHNKEENQVIIDEDDVAGVVASQTGIPLTRLTEGETQKALKMEEILKNDIIGQDDALSTVCRAIRRSRADIKDPRRPIGSFMFLGPTGVGKTLLARLIAIHMFGGEDALIQVDMSEYMEKFAVSRMTGSPPGYVGHEEGGQLTEQVRQRPYSVVLFDELEKAHPDVIDILLQILEEGKLSDSFGRKIDFRNTIIILTSNVGADLLKKSTEIGFGAKASGLDYDVIKDKVESSVKKKFKPEFLNRLDDMVIFQPLNKEALKNVLDIEVRKLQERLTKRDITITIDDDAKDYLVNKGFEPELGARPIRRTIERYLEDPLADKLLFEKGEGKSSRIVLKNDEIVFVSDDAKKPSKKKPVTSDQ from the coding sequence ATGTTTGACAAGTTTACAAACAGAGCGAAGCAAGTCATCAAGCTTGCCAAGAAAGAAGCGCAGCGTTTAAACCACAATTATTTGGGCACCGAACATGTATTGCTTGGGCTTCTTAAGCTTGGGCAGGGCGTTGCCGTCAATGTTTTGAGGAATATGAGCCTAGACTTTGAGACGGTACGTGGAGAAGTCGAGCGTCTTGTTGGGTATGGTCCAGAGATACAAGTTTATGGCGACCCTGCTCTTACTGGCAAGGTTAAGAAGGTCTTCGAGTTCGCCCAGGAAGAGGCTACGAGCCTCAACCACAACTATGTCGGCACCGAGCACCTTCTTCTTGGTTTGTTGCAGCAAGCCGATGGTGTCGCTGCTCAAGTTCTTGGGAACCTTGATGTCAACCTTCAAGACATCAAGAAAGAGGTCATCAAAGAGTTGGAGTCTTTCAACCTGCAGCTTCCTCCTGTCGGCCAGCAACTTCCTCCTGGAGGCATCCACGGCAAGCTTCACGGCAAGGGTGGCATCCCTGGCGGCATGCCTGGCGGATTCCCTGGCGGTGACAAATCTCCAGCGTTGAAATCATATAGCCACGACCTCACTGAGGCTGCCCGTGAAAACAAGATAGACCCTGTCATTGGCCGCAAGGAAGAGATCGAGCGTCTTATCCTTATCTTATGTCGTCGTCGCAAGAACAACCCTGTAATTATCGGTGAGGCTGGCGTTGGAAAGACTGCTATCGTCGAAGGCCTTGCTCAAGCTATTGTCAATGGCGACGTCCCTGAGAACATCAGGAAGAAGCGTCTTATCATGTTGGACCTTCCTCTAATGATCGCGGGAACGAAGTATCGTGGGCAGTTTGAAGAGCGCATCAAAGCTGTCATGGACGAGATAAAACAAGATGGTAATATCTTGTTATTCATCGACGAGCTACACAATATCGTTGGTGCTGGCGCTGCTGAAGGTGCCATCGACGCTTCTAACATATTAAAGCCTGCGTTATCGCGTGGCGACATACAATGTATTGGTGCTACTACTGTCGACGAATATCGCAAACATATCGAGAAAGACGGAGCTTTAGAGCGTCGTTTTCAGAAGATAACCGTCGCGCCTCCTACGATCAAGGAGACCATAGAGATCCTCGACGGCCTCAAGGTGAAATACGAAGAGCACCACAGATGCACATACACCAACAGCGCTCTCGACAGTGCAGCGATATTGTCCGACAGATATATCACAGGGCGCTATCTTCCCGACAAGGCGATAGACCTTATCGACGAGGCCGGCGCCAAGATGCGCGTTGCTATGATGGACTCTCCACAAGATTTCGGAAAGCTAGAGGCCGACATCGAGAAGACTCGCGTCGCCAAAGACGGTGCTATAGGAAAACAGGAATATGAGAAAGCAGCAAAGCTCCGCGACAAAGAAAAAACCCTTCGCGAAGATCTCGAGAAGATGAGGGTTGAGTGGGAGCATAACAAAGAAGAAAATCAGGTTATCATCGACGAAGACGACGTTGCCGGCGTAGTGGCAAGTCAGACGGGAATACCGCTAACGCGCCTAACAGAGGGCGAGACGCAGAAAGCCTTAAAGATGGAAGAGATCCTCAAAAACGATATCATCGGACAAGACGACGCTCTAAGCACGGTATGTCGTGCTATACGACGCAGCCGTGCCGACATCAAAGACCCACGACGTCCTATAGGGTCTTTTATGTTCTTAGGACCTACGGGCGTAGGAAAGACGCTTTTGGCGCGCCTCATTGCTATTCATATGTTCGGCGGCGAAGATGCCCTTATACAGGTTGACATGTCGGAATATATGGAGAAATTCGCCGTCAGCAGGATGACGGGCTCTCCACCGGGATATGTTGGCCACGAAGAAGGCGGGCAGCTTACCGAGCAGGTACGTCAGCGTCCTTATAGCGTAGTACTTTTCGATGAGCTTGAGAAAGCACACCCCGACGTTATAGATATCCTTCTACAGATCCTCGAAGAGGGCAAGCTCTCAGATTCTTTCGGCAGGAAGATCGACTTCCGCAATACTATCATCATCTTGACGTCTAACGTCGGTGCTGACCTCCTCAAGAAGAGTACCGAGATAGGCTTCGGTGCTAAAGCTTCGGGTCTTGACTATGACGTCATAAAAGACAAAGTAGAAAGCTCTGTTAAGAAGAAGTTCAAGCCGGAGTTCCTAAATCGTCTTGACGACATGGTTATCTTCCAGCCTCTAAACAAAGAGGCGCTGAAAAACGTCCTCGACATAGAGGTCAGGAAGCTACAAGAGCGCCTGACTAAGAGGGACATTACCATCACCATCGACGATGATGCCAAGGATTACCTCGTCAACAAAGGCTTCGAGCCAGAACTTGGGGCGCGTCCGATACGCCGTACTATAGAGAGGTATCTCGAAGACCCATTAGCCGACAAGCTTCTCTTCGAAAAGGGAGAAGGCAAGTCATCGCGCATCGTCCTAAAAAATGATGAGATTGTTTTCGTTAGCGACGACGCAAAGAAGCCTTCTAAGAAGAAGCCTGTGACCAGTGACCAGTGA
- a CDS encoding acetyl-CoA carboxylase carboxyltransferase subunit beta: MGLFSRKKKPKIKIQTTKQDGFSGWLKCTHCQELIHSHELEKNNNCCPRCDYHYRISARIRIANLADEGSFTEMHEDLQPIDPLNFVDSQSYTDRLKRARTQSKNSEGVITGTCALDGHSIALGVMDFSFMAGSMGSVVGERLTRLIEHSIDNEIPVVLVTASGGARMQESVLSLMQMAKVSAALGKLHEAKVPYISVMTNPTTGGVTASFASLGDIIIAEPQALICFAGPRVIEQTIGQKLPPGAQKAEFLLKHGMVDCIVKRHELKEKLSMLLTMLTDAEIEEHTIADIEILESDKILTKKTENI; the protein is encoded by the coding sequence ATGGGCCTTTTTTCGCGCAAAAAAAAACCTAAGATAAAGATACAGACTACTAAGCAAGATGGCTTCAGTGGATGGCTCAAATGCACCCACTGCCAGGAGCTTATACACTCCCACGAACTTGAAAAGAATAATAACTGCTGCCCACGCTGCGACTACCACTATAGAATATCGGCGCGTATACGTATCGCAAACCTCGCCGACGAAGGCTCTTTCACAGAAATGCACGAAGACCTTCAGCCTATCGACCCACTTAATTTCGTAGACTCGCAGTCGTACACCGATCGCCTGAAACGAGCACGTACACAGTCGAAAAATAGCGAAGGCGTCATCACAGGGACGTGTGCCCTAGACGGACACAGCATAGCATTGGGCGTCATGGATTTTAGCTTTATGGCAGGGTCTATGGGTTCTGTCGTCGGCGAACGCCTTACGCGCCTGATAGAGCATTCTATAGACAACGAGATCCCCGTCGTGCTAGTAACGGCATCGGGAGGCGCGCGGATGCAGGAATCGGTACTTTCCCTTATGCAGATGGCAAAAGTCTCTGCTGCCCTTGGAAAGCTCCACGAGGCTAAGGTGCCATATATCTCCGTTATGACAAACCCCACGACAGGAGGCGTTACAGCTTCGTTCGCCTCATTAGGCGACATAATCATCGCGGAGCCACAGGCCTTGATATGTTTCGCTGGGCCGCGAGTAATAGAACAGACGATAGGGCAGAAGCTACCCCCAGGAGCACAGAAAGCCGAATTTCTTCTAAAACATGGCATGGTAGACTGCATAGTAAAAAGACATGAGCTAAAAGAAAAACTTTCGATGCTTTTGACGATGCTTACCGACGCCGAGATCGAAGAACATACTATTGCCGACATTGAAATCCTTGAAAGCGATAAGATATTAACGAAAAAAACTGAGAATATTTGA